The following are encoded in a window of Amaranthus tricolor cultivar Red isolate AtriRed21 chromosome 2, ASM2621246v1, whole genome shotgun sequence genomic DNA:
- the LOC130805797 gene encoding glutaredoxin-C9-like gives MYQALPYKAWETKSIQKSSPLIVNQNLTMSSSSNPTVEKNQNDNNDIKNLIDENVVIIFGKCGCCMNHVVRRLLISLGVNPALHEVDELDQEFVVDQLERVGPFRNDAEGPHPERRINFPTLFIGGRWYGDLDWVIATHITGELTPILKDAGALWL, from the coding sequence ATGTACCAAGCACTTCCTTACAAGGCATGGGAAACAAAAAGTATTCAAAAATCATCACCATTGATTGTAAACCAAAATCTTACAATGTCATCTTCATCAAATCCGACGGTGGAGAAAAATCAAAACGACAACAACGATATCAAAAACTTGATTGATgaaaatgttgttattatttttggaaaatgtgGGTGTTGTATGAATCACGTGGTAAGGCGATTGCTAATTAGTTTAGGTGTTAACCCGGCTTTACATGAAGTGGACGAGCTCGATCAAGAGTTTGTTGTTGATCAACTCGAACGAGTCGGGCCCTTCAGAAACGATGCTGAAGGGCCCCACCCCGAACGTCGTATAAATTTTCCGACCTTGTTTATTGGTGGACGATGGTATGGTGATTTAGATTGGGTAATTGCTACTCATATTACCGGCGAATTGACTCCTATTCTTAAAGATGCAGGGGCCTTGTGGCTATAA